The DNA region GTGCCGAGCGCTCGGCCTCGAGGTCCGCGGGGTGATGGGCTACGAGGGCCACGCCATGATCGTCGGCGACCGGGCCGAGCGGGCCGCCGTCGTCGAGGCGTGCATGGCGAAGCTGGCCGCCGCCCACGAGGCCGTCGGCGGCGACGTCGTGTCCGCCGGCGGCACCGGCACCTACGACCTGAACACGACGGCCACCGAGATCCAGGCCGGCTCCTACACGCTGATGGACACCCAGTACGCCGCCCTCGGCCTCCCGTTCGGGCAGGCGCTGACCCTGCTGTGCACGGTCGTGTCCGTGAGCGAGGGCGGGTGGGCGGTGGCCGACGGCGGCCTCAAGGCGCTCGGCATGGACCACGGCAACCCGTCGATCGACGGCGCCACCGTCTGGTTCTGCTCGGACGAGCACACCACGTTCTCGCCGCAGGACGGCTCGCCGATGCCGGTCGTGGGCGACCGCGTCGGGCTGCTGCCGGCCCACGTCGACCCGACCGTCGCCCTCCACGAGCGCCTGCACGTGGTCGACGGCGAGGAGGTGGTCGACGTGTGGGAGGTCGACCTACGGGGCTGGTAGGCCGGCCAGCCGCCCGGCCAGGGCCCGGAAGGCCCGGCCGCGGTGGCTGATGGCGTCCTTCTCGGCCGCCGTCATCTCCGCGAGGGTCCGGCCGTCCCCGTCGTCGGGCACGAAGACGGGGTCGTAGCCGAAGCCGTTCGTCCCCCGGCGCTCGGTCGTGATCCGGCCGGCCACGGCGCCGCGGACGGCCACCTCCCGCCCGTCGGGGAAGCGGACCAGCGCGACCGTCTCGAACCGGGCCGTGCGCTCGTCGGCCGGCACGCCGTCCAGCTCCCGGAGGAGGCGGCGGACGTTGTCGTCGTAGGTGGCGCCGGGCCCGGCGTAGCGGGCCGACCAGACCCCGGGCGCGCCGCCGAGCGCGTCGACGGCGAGGCCGGTGTCGTCGGCCACGGCCGCCTCGCCGGTCGCCTCGCACAGCGCCACCGCCTTCAGCCGGGCGTTCCCCTCCAGGGTGTCGGCGTCCTCCACCACGTCGGGCACGTCGGCCGGCCGGGGCAGCAGCTCGAGGCCGGGGACGGCGGCCGTGAGGATGGCCCGGATCTCGGCCGCCTTGTCGGGGTTGGCCGAGGCGAGGACGAGCCTCACCGGCGCGACGGCGGGTCGGCCAGCACCTCGCGCTGGCGGGCGACGATGTCGGCGATGCCGAGCTCGGCCAGCATCAGCAGCTCGTCCAGCTCGCCCCTCGTGAACGCCATGCCCTCGGCCGTCCCCTGGACCTCGACGAACCGCCCCTCGCCGGTCATCACGACGTTCATGTCGACCTCGGCCGTCGAGTCCTCGGTGTAGGCGAGGTCGAGCATCGGCGTGCCGCCCACGATGCCGACGGAGACGGCGGCGCAGGCGTCGGTGAGCGGGTGGGCGCCGATCACCCCCCGTTGGAGCAGCCGGCTCAGCGCGTCGTGGAGGGCGACGTAGCCGCCGCAGATGGACGCCGTGCGGGTGCCGCCGTCGGCCTGGAGCACGTCGCAGTCGACCACCACCTGGCGCTCCCCGAGGGAGACCATGTCGCACACCGACCGCAGCGCCCGGCCGATCAGCCGCTGGATCTCCTGGGTGCGCCCCGACGGCCGCCCGGTCTGGGCCTCCCGCCGCACCCGCTCGGGGCTCGAGCCGGGCAGCATCGAGTACTCGGCCGTCACCCAGCCGCTGCCCCTGCCCTTCATCCAGCGGGGCACGTCCTCGTCGACCGACGCCGTGCACAGCACCCGCGTCCGCCCCATGCTGACGAGCACCGAGCCCGTCGCCATCTCGGTGAAGTCCCGCTCGAAGGCGACCGGGCGCAGCTGGTCCGCCTCCCTGCCGTCCACTCTCACGCGTCGTACCTCCGGTGCAGCTCGGCCACCTCGACCGGCCCGCCGAACGCGGCCTCGGCCTCGGCCCGGTGGCGGTCGGGATCGCTCGTCGGCCACAGGTGGGTGAGCACCAGGCGGGCCACGCCGGCCGCCTTCGCCATCGCCCCGGCCTGGCGGCCGCTCAGGTGCGGTGCGGTGCCCTCCCGGTCGGCCAGCAGGGTGGCCTCGCACACGGCGAGGTCGACCCCAGGCCCGAGCTCGCCGAGGGACCACCCGTCCGACGTGTCGGCCGAGTAGGCGAGCGAGCGGCCGTCGCCGTCCACCCGCACGCCGAGGGTCTCGACGGGGTGGTCGGTGCGGGAGAAGCGGAACGACAGGCCGCCGATCGTCGCCTCGTCGCCGTCGCCCACCACCCGCCAGTCGAACGTGCCCTTCGTCGACCCGAGCGAGTCGGCCTGGCGGCGGACGGCTCGCGGCGCGTACACCGGGAAGCCCTTCCGGCCGAGGCCGTACTTCAGCGCGTTGTGGAACACCGGGAGCTCCAGCCAGTGGTCGGGGTGGCCGTGGCTGACGACGACCGCGTCGACGTCGGCGAGGCCCACGTGGCGCTGGAGGTTGGCCAGCGTGCCGGGGCCGGCGTCGAGCCACACGGCGGTGCCGCCCCCCTCGACCAGGTAGCCGCTGCACGCCCCGCCCGGCCCGGCGTAGGTGCCGTCGCAGCCGAGGACGGTGATGCTCAGGCCCACTGCACGGCCTCGGCCCCGCCCAGTTCCGGGCCGAGCAGGCGCCGGCCGAGGTCGGTGAACCGGTCGACGTCGCCCGACGACAGGAACCGGTGGGTCGGGCGGTCGCCCGCCCGGCGGGGCCGGTGGGCGAGGTCCGACGCGGCGAGCGTGGCCCGCAGCTCGAAGGCGGTCTCGTCGGCCGACGACACGAGCACGACGTCCCGGCCCATCACGTCGGCGATCGTACGGGCGAGGTACGGGTAGTGGGTGCAGCCGAGCAGCAGGGCGTCGACCCCCGCCGACCGCACCGGGGCGAGGAGCCGCTCGGCCAGCACGTGCACCTGGTCGCTCGCCGTCTCCCCCCGCTCGACGAACTCGACGAAGCCGGGGCAGGCCGCGCACGTCAGGTCCAGGTCCTTGCCCAGGGCGTCGACGGCCTGCTGGTAGGCGCCCGAGGCGATGGTGCCGACGGTGCCGATGACCCCGACCCGGCCGTTGCGGGTGGCCGCCGCCAGCGCCCGCACGCCGGGCTCGATCACGCCGATGACGGGGACGGGCAGCGCCGCCGCCAGGTCGCCGAGGGCGGCCGCGGCGGCCGTGTTGCAGGCGACGACGACGAGCTTCACGCCGTGGTCCTCGACGAGCGAGGTGGCGATCTGGTGGGCGAAGCCCCGCACCTCGTCGAGGTCGCGGGGCCCGTACGGGTAGCGGCCGGTGTCGCCGACGTAGACGAGGTCCTCGTCGGGCAGCAGGTCGATGACGGCCCTGGCGACGGTCAGGCCGCCGAGCCCGCTGTCGAACATGCCGAGGGGCCGGTCGTCCACCGGCCCCACACTACGGGGCGCCTACGGGGCGCCTAGAAGTAGACGATGGAGCCGGCCGCGTCGGCGGCCCGGTCGAGGTCGTCGGTGTACGCGCCGGTCGACAGGTACTTCCAGCCGCCGTCGGCGGCGAGGAAGACGACGACGCCCTCCTCGGTCCGCTCCGCGACCTTCACCGCGCCGGCCATCGCCGCGCCCGACGAGATGCCGGCGAGGATGCCGGCCTCGGTGGCCAGCCGCCGGGTCCACTCGATCGACTCGCGGGGGCGGACGATCCAGCGGGCGTCTAGCAGCTCCGGCCCGCCCCACTCCTCGAACACCGGGGGCACGAAGCCGTCGTCCAGGTTGCGCAGGCCCTCGACCAGCTCCCCCGACGGCGACTCGACGGCGACCACCCGCACGCCGGCGTTGCGCTCCTTCAGGTACCGCCCCACGCCCACCAGGGTGCCGGTCGTGCCCAGGCCGGCCACGAAGTGGGTGACCTGCGGGCAGTCCCGCCAGATCTCCGGCCCGGTCGTCTCGTAGTGGGCCCGGGGGTTGGCGCTGTTGCCGTACTGGTAGAGGAACGCCCACTCGGGGTGCTCGTCGGCCATCTCCCTGGCCCGCCGGACGGCCCCGTTCGACCCCTCGGCGCCGGGCGACAGGATCACCTCCGCGCCGAACACCTCGAGCAGCTGGCGGCGCTCGACGGACACGTTCTCCGGGAGGACGACCTTGAGCGGGTAGCCCTTCAGCCGGGCGATCATCGCCAGCGCGATGCCGGTGTTGCCCGACGACGGCTCGAGGATCGTCTGCCCCGGCGAGAGGCGGCCGTCCTTCTCCGCCTCCTCGACCATGGCGAGGGCGATGCGGTCCTTCACCGACCCGGCCGGGTTCTGGCCCTCCAGCTTGGCGACGATGCGGACGTGGGGGTTGGGGCTGAGCCGGCTGACGTCGACCATCGGCGTGTCGCCGATGGTGTCGAGCACCGACTCGTGGAGCGCCACGTCAGCCGCCGGCCACGGCCGGGACGATGGCGACGACGTCGCCCGAGGTGACCTCGGTGTCCAGGCCCTTCAGGTAGCGCACGTCCTCGTCGTTCACGTACACGTTCACGAACCGGTGGATGGCGCCGTCGTCGGACTTGATGCGGCCGGCCAGGTTCGGGAACTGGCGGACCAGGTCGCCGATGACCTCGTCGAGGGTGCCGCCGTTGGCGTGCACGTTGGACTGGCCGCCGGCGTGGGGGCGCAGCACGGTGGGCAGTCGCACGTCGGGCACGGCACGTCCTCCCTCGAAAGCCGACTCAGTCGGTAATGAATCTACCGGGGCTCGAGGGCGATCGCCTCTTCGGTGACCCGGCCGTCCGCGATGCGGTAGGCGCGGGTGACGGGCGCCTCCTGGCGGAGGGAGACGATCACGTAGCGCCAGGAGGGGTCGGCGGCCCGGTCCACGTCGGTGGGCGACGGGTAGGCGTCGGTGTGGGTGTGGGAGTGGACGACCCCGACGATGGCCAGCCCGGCCGCGTCCGCGTCGTCCTCGGCGGCCAGGTAGTCGCGGTGGTCGACCGTGTAGACCCGGGACGACGCGGCCGCGTTGCGGCACGGGTAGAAGCGGGTCGCCTTGACGTCGCCGCCGCCCGGGGCCGTCGGCGCCGGGCCGGCGAGCAGGCCGCACGCCTCGTCGGGCAGGGCGTCGTAGGCGTGGGCGACCAGCCGGGCGTGGACGTCGGCGGTCACCCTCAGCACGGGCGGAGGGTAGCGGCGGCGCGGGTGGGTACGAGCCGGGGCCGTGCCCGTCGCCGACCCGACGCCCGCCGTCGCCGACCCGCCCCGCCCAGCCGACCTGCCCCCCTGGCTCGCGACCGCCACCGGCCGCCTGTTCGGCGCCCTCTCGGGGGCCCGCCGGGCCAGGGTGTTCCACCCCAGGGGCCTGACCCTCCACGGCACGGCCCGGCTGACCGGCGAGGTCGGGCGGCTGCTGGCGCCCGAGGCCACCGGGCCGGTGCCGGTCGTCGTCCGCCTGTCCCGCGGCCTCGGGCTGCGCCACCCCCTGCCCGACTTCAACGGCGTGGCCGTCAAGGTGCCCGAGGCCCACGGCCCCGGGCGGGACCAGGACCTGCTGCTCGTGTCGTCGCTGCGGGCACCGGTCGGCCGCCACCTGCTCGTGCCGGCGCCGGCGTTCTCGTCGACCGGCTCGTCGACGATCCTCCCCTACCGCACCCCACACGGGCTCGTGCTGTTCCGGGCCGGGCCGGTCGACCCCGGCACCCTGGCCGACGTGCCCGCCGGTCTGCCGGTGACGATCGAGCTGTTCGCGGCCCCGCTGCTCGGCCGGTGGGAGCGCATCGCCGAGCTGGTCCTCGACCACCACGTCGCCGACGACGAGGCCGCCGACCGCGAGCTCGCCTTCGACCCCTGGCACACCGGCGAGGACCTCGTCCCCGCCGGGCTCCTGAACCGGCTGCGCCTGCCCGCCTACGCCGCCAGCCGGGCCGCCCGCCCCGGGCCCGCCGGCCCGTAGCTCGCTAGCCTGGTCGCCCCCATGGCTCCCAAGGGCACCAAGGTCATCGCCTCGAACCGCAGGGCGCGGCACGACTACGACATCCTCGACGTCGTCGAGGCCGGCATCGCCCTCCAGGGCAGCGAGGTGAAGTCCCTGCGGGAGTCGAAGGTGCAGATGGCCGACGCCTACGCCCGGGTCGAGGGCGGCGAGGTGTGGCTGCACGGTGTCCACATCTCGCCCTACCTGCACGCCTCCTCCCACACCGGCCACGACCCCGAGCGGCGCCGGAAGCTCCTGCTGCACCGGGACGAGATCGGCCGCCTCGGCGCCCGCGTCGCCCAGGACCGGCTCGCGCTCGTGCCGCTGTCGCTGTACTTCAAGGAGGGCCGGGCCAAAGTCGAGCTGGCCGTGGCCAGGGGCAGGCGGCGCTACGACAAGCGTCAGGCCATCGCCAAGCGGGACGCCGAGCGGGAGGCGGCGAGGGCGATGGCGGCCGCCCGGCGCCGGTAGACTGGCCCCTCGCCGTACGACAACACGGGGGTGATCGGTTTCGACTTCGGTCGTCGACCTGAGGGAAGCGAGCCGTGGTCTCCGGAGCCACGTTAAAGAGCCGGAACCAAACACAAACGCCGACGACAACGTCGCGCTCGCTGCTTAACAAGTAGCGATGTCCGCCCGGCCTCTGCCCTGTGGGCCGGATGCGGGCACCATCTAGCGGGGCTCACCCGAACGGCCACGTCAGCGGGCCGCCCGGGGACATCTAGCTGACTACGGCGGTCGCCTGGTGCCGGTGACGAGCGACCGCCCGACAATCCTCCATCGGCTGCGCTCGGAGAAGCCTCGGGAAGATCCCGAAGGACGCGGGTTCGATTCCCGCCACCTCCACCATTCCCGCGTCGCGCGTATCCGGCGGCGGGCTTCCTCGTCCTGATCGGTGACGACCGCACTCGACGGGGCAGGTGGGCGATGACGGGGAACGAAACCTGGAGGCGCCGGGCACAGGTGGGGGTCCGGCTCCTCGCCTACGTCGCGGCGTGCTGGCTCTTCATCGCGCTGCGCCACCGCTCGCTCTTCCTCGCCATCCTCGCCCTCTTCGGCGTCGTGGCCTCCGCGCTCGCCCTCGACCGGGTCGTCCGCTCGCAGGTGCTGGGGCGGCCGGAGGGGTGCCGCCGCTTCCTGCTCTCGCTCACGCTCCCGGTAGCCGGCGGAGTGCTCATGGTCGCCGGATGGCTGTCCGGGGCCGACGGCTGGCGCTTCTTCGGGTTCGCGGTCACCTACCTGGGGTTCGGCGTCGCCGTGGAGCAGCTGCGGACCGAGGGTGTCGCCGAGCGCTGGCACCGCCCCGCGCTCCTGGCCACGGGCGGGCTCACCGCCCTGGGGCTCGTCGTCCTCGCCGTCACCGGGTGGACCGTCGGGGCCTGGCTGGCGGCCGCCGGACTGGGCCTGCTGCCCGTCGGCGTGGCGCTCGCGACCGCCACCGTCACCCGGTCGCTCGGTCGCCGGCCAGACCGTCGCCGCGCGGTGATGGCTGCCGTCGGGGCGAGCCTGTTCGCCGCGGCCTTGATCTGGATGGCGGCGCTCGGCGTCGGCGGGCCGCACCTCGTGCTCGTCGCCGCGGCTCTCCTCCTGCTCGTGCTCGCCATCGGATCGAGGACGAACACCGACGTCGTCCTGGTCGTCGCCATGGCCGCGGTCGTCTGGACTCTCACCCACCGGACCGTGCCGACCACCGACCCCACGCGGGCGGACCGCGGCGAGACCGTGATGGCGGCGCTCGGCGACTCGTACATGTCCGGCGAGGGTGCCGACGCCTTCTTCGAGGGCACGAACCGGAAGGGCGACAACGAGTGCCGTCAGGCGCCGACCGCCTTCGCCGCCCTGCTCGCGCTCGACCGGCACGAGGCCCTGGCCGACGACCTGCTCTTCCTCGCCTGCTCGGGCGCCGACACCGCCGACGTGCGCACCCAGGTCGGCGACCTCGTCGCCCGCCGGGATGCGGACGGGCTGGAGGTGAAGGTCGTCCTGCTCAGCGTGGGCGGAAACGACGCCGGGTTCGGCACCGTCGGCCGCACCTGCCTGCTCGCCGGCGACTGCTCGGAGCTCGCCGGCGCCTGGATGGCGAACCTGGGCGAGCTCGCCGAGCGACTCGGCACGCTCTACGGGGAGGTGCGTGCCGCCGTCGGCGAGGTGCCCGTCGTCGTCGTGCCCTATCCCATCCCGATCGCCCGGGCGAGCTGCGCAGCCTCGACCCTCACCGACGCGGAGCACCGCTTCCTCCACGACTTCGCCGTCGCGCTCGACGAGGTGGTGGCCGCAGCGGCCGCCGACGCCGGGTTCTACGTCGTGGACACGATGCCGGACGCCTTCGCCGGGATGCAGGTGTGCCCGGGCGACGCCGCGGACGCAGCGGTCAACTTCTTCGCGCTGAACACTGTGGTCGGCACGCTCGAGCAGTCCGCCAACCCGTTGAACTGGTGGCACAACAGCCTCCACCCCAACCAGCGGGGCCACGAGCGGATGCGGGCCGCCCTCACGGAGTGGCTGGGCGATCGGACGGCGCTCCCGCCGAGGAGCGAGGCGGCCGCCGCCCGGCCACCGTCCGACACCGGCCCGACCGCCGTGGCGAGGGGCGGGGCCTGC from Acidimicrobiales bacterium includes:
- a CDS encoding GDSL-type esterase/lipase family protein, coding for MGVRLLAYVAACWLFIALRHRSLFLAILALFGVVASALALDRVVRSQVLGRPEGCRRFLLSLTLPVAGGVLMVAGWLSGADGWRFFGFAVTYLGFGVAVEQLRTEGVAERWHRPALLATGGLTALGLVVLAVTGWTVGAWLAAAGLGLLPVGVALATATVTRSLGRRPDRRRAVMAAVGASLFAAALIWMAALGVGGPHLVLVAAALLLLVLAIGSRTNTDVVLVVAMAAVVWTLTHRTVPTTDPTRADRGETVMAALGDSYMSGEGADAFFEGTNRKGDNECRQAPTAFAALLALDRHEALADDLLFLACSGADTADVRTQVGDLVARRDADGLEVKVVLLSVGGNDAGFGTVGRTCLLAGDCSELAGAWMANLGELAERLGTLYGEVRAAVGEVPVVVVPYPIPIARASCAASTLTDAEHRFLHDFAVALDEVVAAAAADAGFYVVDTMPDAFAGMQVCPGDAADAAVNFFALNTVVGTLEQSANPLNWWHNSLHPNQRGHERMRAALTEWLGDRTALPPRSEAAAARPPSDTGPTAVARGGACTGKTGHGLHECSERWMRREIGQFALTKGLLLLAAAVGVWLLTVPLILFWRENLA
- the murI gene encoding glutamate racemase, which translates into the protein MDDRPLGMFDSGLGGLTVARAVIDLLPDEDLVYVGDTGRYPYGPRDLDEVRGFAHQIATSLVEDHGVKLVVVACNTAAAAALGDLAAALPVPVIGVIEPGVRALAAATRNGRVGVIGTVGTIASGAYQQAVDALGKDLDLTCAACPGFVEFVERGETASDQVHVLAERLLAPVRSAGVDALLLGCTHYPYLARTIADVMGRDVVLVSSADETAFELRATLAASDLAHRPRRAGDRPTHRFLSSGDVDRFTDLGRRLLGPELGGAEAVQWA
- the smpB gene encoding SsrA-binding protein SmpB — translated: MAPKGTKVIASNRRARHDYDILDVVEAGIALQGSEVKSLRESKVQMADAYARVEGGEVWLHGVHISPYLHASSHTGHDPERRRKLLLHRDEIGRLGARVAQDRLALVPLSLYFKEGRAKVELAVARGRRRYDKRQAIAKRDAEREAARAMAAARRR
- a CDS encoding M67 family metallopeptidase, yielding MLRVTADVHARLVAHAYDALPDEACGLLAGPAPTAPGGGDVKATRFYPCRNAAASSRVYTVDHRDYLAAEDDADAAGLAIVGVVHSHTHTDAYPSPTDVDRAADPSWRYVIVSLRQEAPVTRAYRIADGRVTEEAIALEPR
- a CDS encoding MBL fold metallo-hydrolase encodes the protein MGLSITVLGCDGTYAGPGGACSGYLVEGGGTAVWLDAGPGTLANLQRHVGLADVDAVVVSHGHPDHWLELPVFHNALKYGLGRKGFPVYAPRAVRRQADSLGSTKGTFDWRVVGDGDEATIGGLSFRFSRTDHPVETLGVRVDGDGRSLAYSADTSDGWSLGELGPGVDLAVCEATLLADREGTAPHLSGRQAGAMAKAAGVARLVLTHLWPTSDPDRHRAEAEAAFGGPVEVAELHRRYDA
- a CDS encoding cysteine synthase; translated protein: MALHESVLDTIGDTPMVDVSRLSPNPHVRIVAKLEGQNPAGSVKDRIALAMVEEAEKDGRLSPGQTILEPSSGNTGIALAMIARLKGYPLKVVLPENVSVERRQLLEVFGAEVILSPGAEGSNGAVRRAREMADEHPEWAFLYQYGNSANPRAHYETTGPEIWRDCPQVTHFVAGLGTTGTLVGVGRYLKERNAGVRVVAVESPSGELVEGLRNLDDGFVPPVFEEWGGPELLDARWIVRPRESIEWTRRLATEAGILAGISSGAAMAGAVKVAERTEEGVVVFLAADGGWKYLSTGAYTDDLDRAADAAGSIVYF
- the rdgB gene encoding RdgB/HAM1 family non-canonical purine NTP pyrophosphatase, with translation MRLVLASANPDKAAEIRAILTAAVPGLELLPRPADVPDVVEDADTLEGNARLKAVALCEATGEAAVADDTGLAVDALGGAPGVWSARYAGPGATYDDNVRRLLRELDGVPADERTARFETVALVRFPDGREVAVRGAVAGRITTERRGTNGFGYDPVFVPDDGDGRTLAEMTAAEKDAISHRGRAFRALAGRLAGLPAP
- a CDS encoding ubiquitin-like small modifier protein 1; the encoded protein is MPDVRLPTVLRPHAGGQSNVHANGGTLDEVIGDLVRQFPNLAGRIKSDDGAIHRFVNVYVNDEDVRYLKGLDTEVTSGDVVAIVPAVAGG
- the rph gene encoding ribonuclease PH; this encodes MRVDGREADQLRPVAFERDFTEMATGSVLVSMGRTRVLCTASVDEDVPRWMKGRGSGWVTAEYSMLPGSSPERVRREAQTGRPSGRTQEIQRLIGRALRSVCDMVSLGERQVVVDCDVLQADGGTRTASICGGYVALHDALSRLLQRGVIGAHPLTDACAAVSVGIVGGTPMLDLAYTEDSTAEVDMNVVMTGEGRFVEVQGTAEGMAFTRGELDELLMLAELGIADIVARQREVLADPPSRR
- a CDS encoding alanine racemase — its product is MRVADLPTPALLVDRAVFEDNVATMAAALPGPRLRPHVKAFKSTALARRLAGAGHRSFCCATVREVEGMAAAGLGDDLLLANEVLDAGAARLGAVVGSGRARVTVAVDSETTARAAASGGVPEVLVDVNVGLPRCGCPPENAGRLADLCRALGLEVRGVMGYEGHAMIVGDRAERAAVVEACMAKLAAAHEAVGGDVVSAGGTGTYDLNTTATEIQAGSYTLMDTQYAALGLPFGQALTLLCTVVSVSEGGWAVADGGLKALGMDHGNPSIDGATVWFCSDEHTTFSPQDGSPMPVVGDRVGLLPAHVDPTVALHERLHVVDGEEVVDVWEVDLRGW